The Xanthomonas sp. DAR 34887 genome has a segment encoding these proteins:
- a CDS encoding helix-turn-helix domain-containing protein, translating to MSNSSLPIDLTPRQVQAARALLAWSQQDLAKCSGVANSTVVNFEREQCTPVLANVQAIRSALEGAGIRLMSTGTVTGPAVPAIASLHHLGTPIRWVDADDLTEWANRADAAYSLPQLLAHLVRGSHGSEMRLRFPSDGGVRHSGWDGWTSATAASDYVPCGEAGWEIGSQRSKIAQKATEDFRKRTKDPAPLDPANATFVFVTPRHWPKKDQWAKAQQGKGIWKEVRAYDADDLVHWIEQTPAVGLWLATRLGKRPVGTRRVEDVWEEWSLATQWPLTEELVLSDRDEDAVEVLRWLRDEPALLSLQATTTDEVIAFFHATLGMLPDDMASVYRARSLVATTAAGARALMNAPGPLILLLSEAEPGLARSLVERGHYVLQAYDDRPVSRGEVRKLERPSREGIATALINTGIAEARAHALARDSARNLAILRRLIPNAPGGVPGWAQEPPSRALLAGLLAGGWDEDSEADKARVSELADLPYEHVTAALAPCVGDLDKPLRKIGSTWRMASPPDAWFLLAPNLTSADISRFEAAAHAVLGSADPRFEMDPGERWMAAIKGVHQDYSGLMRHGIGEVLILLALWGERAHTVPDATDRVDAIVRKLLLNADRQRWWSLSGEFRLLAEAAPKAFLDAIEDSLDQAEPPISALFGRDGDGLFDTEHLSGLLWALESLAWSPDLMQRVTHVLARLDVIDNPPGRYSNRPANSLRAIHLLWSPQTFAPLDQRLGALDFIRRREPDAAWKLMLRILPRGHDSLSPSPPPRWRDYSVDQVEVVTHGLIGRGAAAISERLLADAGSSGKRWTELLEHLAGLPNLQAGLAALERAESSITDDANRDKLWKKLRQLLHHHRSFPDAEWSMSGDLLDQLEKIYDRFAPVDSLQRIAWLFGSNVELPNPSQGGWQAAQKEMDAARVEVARSLYAEQGAAGVLALARLVETAGYLGKALHDGGLRGSDLDALVEIAVRSDNLRERDLAHGLIAVAFRDLKEPWGEALLARTKADAWGDVALLAILRAFPSGRWTWARAAEAGEAIEADYWRSAPVFWMGEKNDQIEFAIRKLISVGRARDALPLAEHGGKSGQSSDLLIELLQAVAKQPIISDEGGNEATMFQHYVAEIFRILDERSEVDEGELASLEWIYLSVLSHSRRPAKALLKVLSEQPALFVQMLKAVFKPAEDSGVSDPEPDDPEHAGRMAGQAYKLLDLWNRVPGTDEHGKIDSTALEEWIKDARSLAKSVGRGEIADSRIGTMLSASPMGADGHWPAEAVRDALDLFRSLPMIDGFRIGKRNRRGVTSRGPRDGGELERQEAANYRKWSKAISLDHPQTAKALDVLADSYEYEAKRHDESAERLDWEY from the coding sequence ATGTCGAATTCTAGTCTCCCCATCGATCTTACCCCCCGACAGGTGCAGGCTGCTCGCGCCCTATTGGCTTGGTCGCAACAAGATCTGGCGAAGTGCTCCGGCGTCGCCAACTCGACAGTGGTGAATTTCGAGCGGGAACAGTGCACGCCGGTCCTGGCCAACGTACAGGCAATTCGCAGCGCCCTTGAAGGTGCCGGTATCCGACTCATGTCCACAGGCACGGTGACCGGCCCGGCTGTTCCTGCGATCGCATCTCTGCATCACTTAGGAACGCCGATCCGCTGGGTGGACGCCGACGACCTGACTGAGTGGGCGAACCGGGCGGACGCAGCCTATAGCCTGCCCCAGCTCCTCGCTCATCTGGTCCGGGGCAGCCATGGCTCGGAGATGCGACTACGCTTCCCATCCGATGGGGGCGTGCGGCACTCCGGTTGGGATGGCTGGACATCCGCGACTGCCGCAAGCGACTACGTTCCGTGCGGCGAAGCAGGATGGGAGATTGGTAGCCAGCGCAGCAAAATCGCTCAAAAGGCCACCGAGGACTTCCGTAAGAGAACGAAGGATCCAGCGCCGCTCGATCCAGCCAATGCCACGTTTGTGTTCGTCACGCCCAGGCATTGGCCGAAGAAGGACCAATGGGCCAAAGCCCAGCAAGGAAAGGGCATCTGGAAAGAAGTGCGCGCCTACGATGCCGATGACTTGGTGCACTGGATCGAGCAGACACCGGCGGTCGGCCTGTGGCTGGCCACCCGGCTCGGGAAACGTCCAGTCGGCACGCGGCGGGTCGAGGATGTTTGGGAAGAATGGTCCCTCGCCACGCAGTGGCCGCTGACGGAAGAGCTCGTGCTGAGCGACCGTGACGAGGACGCGGTGGAAGTGCTGCGATGGCTTCGCGACGAACCGGCCCTCCTCTCGCTGCAGGCGACCACCACGGATGAAGTTATCGCTTTTTTCCATGCGACCTTGGGCATGCTTCCGGATGACATGGCGAGCGTCTACCGCGCTCGCAGCCTGGTCGCAACCACCGCCGCCGGTGCCCGAGCGCTTATGAACGCACCCGGGCCTCTGATCCTGCTGCTCTCCGAAGCCGAGCCCGGACTCGCACGAAGCCTGGTCGAGCGCGGGCACTACGTGCTGCAGGCTTACGACGATAGGCCTGTTTCCCGCGGCGAGGTTCGGAAGCTAGAGCGGCCTTCGCGAGAAGGGATCGCAACCGCCTTGATCAATACCGGCATCGCAGAAGCACGGGCCCATGCCCTTGCCCGCGACAGTGCGCGCAATCTCGCCATCCTGCGTCGGCTCATTCCCAATGCGCCGGGCGGCGTGCCAGGTTGGGCGCAGGAGCCACCGTCACGGGCATTGCTGGCGGGCCTGCTGGCAGGAGGATGGGACGAAGATTCCGAAGCCGACAAGGCCCGCGTCTCCGAGCTTGCCGACCTGCCATACGAACACGTGACCGCCGCGCTTGCGCCCTGCGTGGGCGATCTCGACAAGCCGCTGCGGAAGATCGGCTCGACCTGGCGGATGGCGTCTCCGCCGGATGCCTGGTTCCTGCTGGCGCCCAACCTCACGAGCGCAGACATCAGTCGCTTCGAGGCCGCAGCGCATGCCGTGCTGGGCTCCGCGGATCCGCGTTTCGAGATGGATCCTGGCGAGCGCTGGATGGCCGCGATTAAAGGGGTGCATCAGGACTATTCGGGGCTGATGCGCCACGGCATTGGCGAGGTGCTGATCCTCCTCGCGCTTTGGGGCGAACGGGCCCACACGGTGCCCGATGCGACGGACCGCGTCGACGCCATCGTCCGCAAGCTGCTTCTGAACGCAGATCGACAACGCTGGTGGTCGCTTTCCGGCGAGTTCCGGCTGTTGGCGGAAGCGGCGCCGAAGGCCTTCCTGGACGCGATCGAAGACAGCCTGGATCAAGCCGAACCGCCGATCAGTGCGCTGTTCGGCAGGGATGGCGACGGCCTGTTCGATACCGAACATCTTTCCGGCCTGCTGTGGGCACTGGAATCCCTGGCTTGGTCGCCGGACCTCATGCAACGCGTGACCCACGTCTTGGCACGGCTCGATGTCATCGACAATCCGCCGGGGCGATACTCCAATCGGCCGGCCAACAGCCTCCGCGCAATCCACTTGCTGTGGAGCCCGCAGACCTTTGCGCCACTGGACCAACGGCTTGGCGCGCTCGACTTCATCCGCAGGCGTGAACCTGATGCGGCATGGAAGCTCATGTTGCGCATCCTGCCCAGAGGCCACGACAGCCTGAGCCCGTCCCCACCGCCACGTTGGCGTGACTATTCAGTCGATCAGGTCGAAGTCGTCACCCACGGGCTCATCGGGCGCGGCGCGGCGGCTATCTCCGAGCGTCTGCTCGCCGATGCCGGCTCGAGCGGGAAGCGGTGGACGGAACTGCTCGAACATCTCGCCGGCCTTCCCAACCTCCAAGCAGGCCTTGCCGCGCTGGAGCGTGCCGAGTCGTCGATCACTGACGATGCGAATCGGGACAAGTTGTGGAAGAAACTGCGGCAACTGCTGCATCACCACCGTTCGTTCCCCGACGCCGAATGGTCGATGTCGGGTGATCTGCTGGATCAGTTGGAGAAAATCTACGACCGGTTCGCGCCCGTCGATTCACTGCAGCGCATCGCCTGGTTGTTCGGATCAAACGTGGAACTTCCTAATCCGTCGCAGGGTGGCTGGCAAGCAGCCCAGAAGGAAATGGACGCCGCTCGCGTCGAAGTGGCGCGGTCGCTGTATGCCGAACAGGGCGCCGCCGGTGTCCTTGCATTAGCGCGCCTTGTGGAGACCGCGGGATACCTCGGGAAGGCGTTGCATGACGGCGGCCTGCGAGGAAGTGATCTCGATGCCCTGGTGGAAATCGCAGTGCGAAGCGACAACCTGCGAGAAAGGGACCTTGCCCACGGACTGATCGCGGTGGCATTCCGCGACCTGAAGGAACCATGGGGAGAGGCCCTGCTCGCCAGAACCAAGGCAGATGCTTGGGGCGACGTTGCACTACTGGCGATCCTGAGGGCATTCCCGAGCGGGCGGTGGACATGGGCCCGCGCGGCAGAGGCTGGCGAGGCCATCGAGGCCGACTATTGGCGCAGCGCGCCAGTGTTCTGGATGGGTGAGAAGAACGACCAGATCGAGTTCGCAATCCGAAAACTCATATCCGTGGGCCGCGCGCGTGACGCATTGCCACTGGCCGAACACGGCGGAAAATCCGGACAGTCTTCCGATCTGTTGATCGAACTGCTGCAGGCGGTGGCCAAGCAGCCGATCATCAGCGATGAGGGCGGCAACGAAGCGACGATGTTCCAGCACTATGTCGCGGAGATTTTCCGGATCCTGGACGAGCGAAGCGAGGTGGATGAAGGAGAGCTTGCATCGCTCGAATGGATCTATCTGTCTGTGCTTAGCCATTCCCGCAGGCCGGCGAAGGCGCTGCTGAAGGTGCTATCGGAGCAGCCAGCACTGTTCGTGCAGATGTTGAAGGCGGTCTTCAAGCCGGCCGAAGACAGTGGCGTGTCCGACCCGGAGCCGGATGATCCCGAGCATGCAGGGAGGATGGCAGGGCAGGCATACAAGCTTCTTGATCTATGGAACCGTGTGCCTGGAACGGATGAGCACGGCAAGATCGACAGTACGGCGCTTGAGGAATGGATCAAGGATGCGAGATCGCTCGCGAAGTCGGTCGGCCGGGGCGAAATCGCAGACAGTAGAATCGGGACGATGTTGTCGGCCTCGCCGATGGGGGCCGACGGGCATTGGCCGGCCGAGGCCGTACGGGATGCCCTCGATCTTTTCCGCAGTCTGCCCATGATCGATGGTTTCCGAATCGGCAAGCGCAACCGCCGAGGTGTCACCAGCCGTGGCCCGCGTGACGGCGGCGAGTTAGAGCGTCAGGAGGCGGCAAATTATCGCAAGTGGTCGAAGGCCATTTCCTTGGATCATCCGCAAACGGCCAAAGCACTGGATGTGCTGGCTGACAGCTACGAGTACGAGGCAAAGCGCCATGATGAAAGTGCCGAGCGTCTTGATTGGGAATACTAG
- a CDS encoding TniB family NTP-binding protein: MSRHPKELRQYLDIVSRIRVDHKDYVAIRDEIIEAYESIGYTASPIFLLITGDSRTGKSSVVRELLETYHPRQAADRTIRSVVYAVAPAKASVKGLLESLLKGLGDPLWSKGTISSMTERLHTMLEEVECRLIILDEFQHLCGRGKADALADWLKVLLESRNFGLIAVGLPSSASVVQQHKQLKGRFDEVLCMPTFDWTDKGSAGQFRAMLKQFQKELYPFLLPDLASREMGLRFFLATAGRIGLVAKLLDRAVRTAIRNDRLEIRLQDLARAYLRAIWGASAFPVPGGPFLASCQDLERQGVRDAVFANAAEEAVADQSSAVEVHVADSSNGMTTVVTSKAKSAATGTRTSRRNRRGASNVLAGVL; encoded by the coding sequence TTGAGCCGCCATCCTAAGGAGCTCCGGCAGTACTTGGACATTGTCTCGCGCATCCGCGTGGATCATAAAGACTACGTGGCTATCCGGGACGAGATCATTGAGGCCTATGAATCGATCGGGTACACGGCCTCGCCAATCTTCCTCTTGATCACTGGAGACAGTCGCACAGGTAAATCCAGCGTGGTACGCGAGCTGCTTGAGACCTATCACCCTCGCCAAGCTGCTGATCGGACAATTCGATCGGTGGTCTATGCCGTGGCTCCGGCCAAGGCGTCAGTGAAGGGGTTGCTGGAGTCCCTGCTCAAAGGACTGGGTGATCCACTCTGGAGCAAGGGCACTATATCCAGTATGACCGAGCGCTTGCACACGATGCTCGAAGAAGTGGAGTGCAGGTTGATCATCTTGGACGAGTTCCAACACCTGTGTGGTCGCGGTAAAGCAGACGCGCTGGCGGACTGGCTCAAGGTGCTCTTGGAGAGCCGAAATTTCGGCCTGATTGCCGTAGGGCTACCGAGTTCGGCGTCCGTCGTTCAACAGCACAAGCAGCTAAAGGGACGCTTTGATGAAGTGCTTTGTATGCCTACCTTTGACTGGACTGACAAGGGTTCGGCTGGCCAGTTTCGGGCCATGTTAAAGCAGTTCCAGAAAGAGCTTTACCCCTTCCTATTGCCGGACCTGGCTAGCCGAGAGATGGGTCTGCGGTTCTTTCTCGCCACGGCGGGAAGGATCGGGCTGGTGGCCAAGCTATTGGACCGCGCTGTACGCACGGCCATTCGGAACGACAGGCTAGAGATCAGGCTGCAGGATCTGGCCAGGGCATACCTGCGTGCAATTTGGGGCGCCTCTGCCTTCCCGGTTCCAGGTGGGCCGTTCTTGGCTAGCTGTCAGGACCTAGAGAGGCAGGGTGTGAGGGACGCGGTGTTTGCTAATGCCGCTGAGGAAGCGGTCGCTGACCAGAGCAGCGCTGTCGAAGTGCACGTGGCGGACTCGTCCAACGGGATGACAACAGTAGTTACGTCCAAGGCGAAGTCCGCAGCAACAGGCACTCGAACGTCCAGAAGGAATAGACGTGGAGCCTCCAACGTGCTGGCGGGTGTCCTATGA
- a CDS encoding Mu transposase C-terminal domain-containing protein — MVMGSFCVSQRYELKDQVWRICRDLGKGILIAEELATGRMQEVKVIDLLTEWKSGRLILGGRPVDAETSRLNSAVHMAHIDAFRQSYSEKDQQIAKVKLTYVQALKQAPRSVRIMKPLIDEVWTKNTKAGVKYHTTPPHFTTVARWIRAYHDAGDDIRALVDKLYQKGNRRDRVHPMVTEMVDDLIHTRYLTPERPPIQEIRKEVKGWIALKNSTRLAHECLCAPSFEYIKRKIRELPAYDVCRARYGKRVADLKFRTAGSGVVTSLPLERAAMDHTRMDIFVIDEHTCLPLGRPWLTLIIDEHTRYVLGFYLSFEEPSKVSMARALRHALAPKDASQHVKASWDAWGAIETLVVDNGMEFHAHALEDGVGRFGGIVQFCPRRKPWYKGKIERFFGTLNTSLLVDMKGKTFSNVVLKGDYDPAKHAVVTLETLRHVVHIWIVDIYHQTRHSVLHMTPQQAWDAHIEQVDRYLPPSSIAVEAAFSTSYKRQLTHKGIEFDTLFYNSAQLGALRQRYGDVMNVEVRASDDDLGSIVVVGPDGKTLIDVPALDREYAKGLTRWQHRVCKRFRNRLQDDQAAEISLLDAKLRIRALIQEDMAGRSRKTTRNKQQRFMQSGGASPSVEIEPRVAVPPPSCMGVPECALGPSGSLTGNESVDADEIPVLGSRKRSVGGVH; from the coding sequence ATGGTGATGGGTAGCTTCTGCGTCTCCCAGCGTTACGAACTGAAAGACCAGGTATGGCGCATATGTCGAGATCTGGGTAAAGGCATCTTGATCGCAGAGGAGCTCGCCACCGGACGCATGCAGGAGGTCAAAGTGATCGACCTGCTTACGGAATGGAAATCCGGCCGCCTCATTCTCGGTGGGAGGCCTGTGGATGCTGAAACCTCCCGGCTGAATAGCGCTGTTCATATGGCGCATATCGATGCGTTCCGGCAGTCATATTCGGAAAAGGATCAACAGATCGCCAAGGTGAAGCTGACGTACGTCCAGGCGCTGAAGCAGGCTCCGCGAAGCGTACGAATTATGAAGCCGCTCATTGATGAGGTCTGGACGAAGAACACGAAGGCTGGCGTCAAATACCACACCACGCCGCCACATTTCACGACCGTTGCCCGCTGGATTCGTGCGTACCACGATGCCGGAGACGACATACGCGCCTTGGTAGACAAGCTGTATCAAAAAGGGAACAGGCGTGATCGTGTGCATCCCATGGTGACTGAGATGGTCGACGATCTCATTCACACCCGCTACCTGACTCCCGAACGTCCCCCTATCCAGGAAATCAGGAAAGAGGTTAAAGGCTGGATTGCGCTAAAGAATAGCACCCGTCTGGCTCACGAGTGCTTGTGCGCCCCTTCGTTCGAGTACATCAAAAGGAAGATCCGTGAATTACCGGCCTACGACGTTTGCCGTGCCCGCTATGGGAAGCGAGTCGCCGATCTGAAGTTCCGTACAGCGGGATCGGGAGTGGTGACCTCACTTCCGCTAGAGCGGGCCGCTATGGACCACACGCGCATGGATATTTTCGTTATCGATGAGCACACCTGCTTGCCGCTTGGCAGGCCGTGGCTGACGCTCATTATCGACGAACATACGCGTTATGTCCTGGGTTTCTATCTGTCGTTTGAAGAGCCAAGTAAAGTAAGCATGGCGCGGGCACTGCGCCATGCTCTAGCTCCCAAAGATGCCAGCCAACATGTCAAAGCTTCCTGGGATGCCTGGGGTGCGATTGAGACGCTAGTGGTGGACAACGGTATGGAGTTTCATGCCCATGCGTTGGAGGATGGTGTTGGACGCTTTGGCGGAATAGTACAGTTCTGTCCGCGACGCAAGCCTTGGTATAAAGGAAAAATAGAGCGGTTCTTCGGTACATTGAACACGTCCCTTCTCGTGGATATGAAGGGAAAGACGTTTTCCAACGTCGTGCTCAAGGGCGATTACGATCCCGCCAAGCATGCGGTCGTGACGCTGGAAACCCTGAGGCACGTAGTCCACATCTGGATAGTTGATATCTACCACCAAACACGCCACTCGGTGTTGCACATGACACCTCAGCAGGCGTGGGACGCGCATATTGAGCAAGTTGATCGCTACCTGCCGCCCTCATCAATTGCTGTCGAGGCTGCTTTCAGTACTAGCTACAAGCGTCAGCTGACGCACAAGGGCATTGAGTTCGACACCCTGTTCTACAACAGTGCTCAGCTAGGCGCGCTTCGCCAGAGGTATGGGGATGTCATGAATGTGGAAGTGCGAGCCAGTGATGACGATCTGGGCTCGATCGTGGTGGTAGGACCCGACGGAAAGACACTGATCGACGTCCCCGCGCTTGATCGCGAGTATGCGAAGGGATTGACGCGCTGGCAGCATCGTGTCTGCAAGCGCTTCAGGAATCGTCTCCAGGATGATCAGGCGGCTGAGATATCGTTGCTCGACGCGAAGCTGCGTATTCGTGCACTGATCCAAGAGGACATGGCCGGGAGATCTCGCAAGACCACGCGCAACAAGCAGCAGCGCTTCATGCAAAGTGGTGGGGCATCCCCTTCGGTCGAAATCGAGCCCAGAGTCGCTGTCCCGCCGCCGTCGTGCATGGGCGTGCCGGAGTGTGCGCTCGGACCTTCCGGATCGCTGACAGGCAATGAATCCGTGGATGCAGACGAGATTCCGGTGCTGGGAAGCCGCAAGCGATCGGTGGGAGGTGTCCATTGA
- a CDS encoding ATP-binding protein, whose protein sequence is MSIRVGEVIAVHGTKVVLKIDDQSSKETLFYGGEKYKGVSIREYLAIRRGFRDIICMVEGEFLDESRVESASGRPTFVRKVEVRPIGFFDSTGFTQGIKYLPMIQDGAYLMPEERIRSIFDRQSDGAFRMGRMLKEDIPVGLPWKRLFNGHIGIFGNTGSGKSNTLAKLYTALFDQKLPLITGKSRFVILDFNGEYVGEQLTSGEHKTVYQLSTLSQPDPAETAARFPLSPQEFWEPETMSLLFQATPNTQRPFLNRVISGKLRYGMDPVSLGNYAKAKFEESFCVGEVKPATLDLMRTVAKRMGNQAVLDLLSQVTLYRNGRYGYRVSADRTAFFDPDGSQYAAHMAPTVETLDSHGLDEFDQLVLRVNLQLISDLNAGYVQFEHIQPLLKRVESSLASLRKVLVISNAPPAERLLTVISMRRCNNEIKKVLPLLFAKHYYNGHKAAVANPPDRTIHLIVDEAHNILSEQSARESETWKDYRLEQFEEIIKEGRKFGMFITIASQRPADISPTIVSQVHNFFIHRLVNDRDLYLIDNTISTLDSISRSLIPGLPQGCCVVTGTAFELPMVIQIDRLPSNRQPASEDVDLEHLWASPREEEK, encoded by the coding sequence ATGAGCATTCGCGTGGGAGAAGTCATTGCCGTGCATGGCACAAAGGTGGTGTTGAAAATCGACGACCAATCGAGCAAGGAAACGCTCTTCTATGGCGGCGAAAAATACAAGGGTGTCTCCATCCGGGAGTACCTCGCGATCCGGCGTGGATTTCGCGACATCATCTGCATGGTCGAAGGCGAGTTCCTCGACGAAAGCCGGGTCGAGTCCGCGAGCGGAAGGCCGACGTTTGTGCGCAAAGTAGAGGTCCGCCCGATCGGATTTTTCGACAGCACCGGATTCACGCAAGGCATCAAGTACCTGCCGATGATCCAGGATGGGGCATACCTGATGCCAGAAGAGCGCATCCGTTCCATCTTCGACCGCCAGTCGGATGGGGCATTCAGGATGGGGCGCATGCTCAAGGAAGACATCCCGGTCGGATTGCCCTGGAAGCGGCTGTTCAATGGCCACATCGGCATCTTCGGCAACACCGGCAGCGGGAAGTCCAACACGCTCGCCAAACTCTATACCGCCCTCTTTGATCAGAAGCTGCCCCTCATTACCGGAAAGAGCCGATTCGTCATTCTTGACTTCAACGGCGAGTATGTTGGGGAACAGCTGACGTCGGGCGAGCATAAAACGGTCTACCAGCTGAGCACACTCAGCCAGCCCGACCCGGCCGAAACGGCAGCGCGTTTTCCTCTGTCGCCCCAGGAGTTCTGGGAACCGGAGACGATGTCGCTGCTGTTCCAGGCGACCCCCAACACCCAGCGGCCTTTCCTCAATCGCGTCATTTCCGGAAAGTTGCGGTATGGCATGGATCCTGTGTCGCTCGGCAACTACGCCAAGGCGAAGTTTGAGGAGTCCTTCTGTGTGGGCGAGGTGAAGCCCGCGACGCTCGATCTGATGCGTACAGTCGCCAAGCGCATGGGCAACCAGGCGGTGCTTGACCTGCTCAGTCAAGTGACTTTGTACCGGAACGGTCGATACGGCTATCGCGTTTCTGCTGATCGTACGGCCTTCTTTGATCCCGATGGTTCCCAGTATGCGGCGCACATGGCGCCGACAGTCGAGACGCTTGACAGCCACGGCCTGGACGAATTTGACCAACTCGTGCTGCGGGTCAATCTCCAGCTGATTTCCGATCTGAATGCCGGTTACGTGCAGTTCGAACACATCCAACCTCTGCTGAAGCGTGTTGAGTCCTCTTTGGCCAGTCTGCGAAAGGTCCTGGTGATCTCGAATGCGCCGCCAGCCGAGCGCTTGCTCACTGTGATCTCGATGCGACGTTGCAACAACGAGATCAAGAAGGTCCTGCCGTTACTGTTTGCCAAGCACTACTACAACGGGCACAAGGCGGCGGTTGCCAACCCGCCCGACCGCACCATCCACCTGATCGTCGACGAGGCGCACAACATCCTGTCCGAGCAGTCCGCGCGTGAAAGCGAAACTTGGAAGGACTACCGGCTTGAGCAGTTCGAGGAGATCATCAAGGAAGGGCGAAAGTTCGGCATGTTCATCACCATTGCCAGCCAGCGTCCAGCCGACATTTCGCCGACCATCGTGTCGCAAGTGCACAACTTCTTCATTCATCGTCTCGTCAACGATCGCGACCTTTATCTGATCGACAACACGATCTCCACGCTCGACTCGATTTCGCGCAGCTTGATCCCCGGCTTGCCCCAGGGCTGTTGCGTGGTGACGGGCACGGCGTTCGAATTGCCGATGGTGATCCAGATCGATCGTTTGCCCAGTAACCGGCAACCGGCCAGTGAAGACGTCGACCTGGAACACCTCTGGGCGAGCCCTCGAGAGGAAGAAAAATGA
- a CDS encoding MASE1 domain-containing protein, with protein MTAVKDIAKGALLSASYCAAFLVAWRFSVDQWYLPAGLRVATLLFLPYRLWPCLLAGDAAALLMIRVPMAQEQGANPLWAYLSPFLLMPSVALMVHTARRHLPRLLDQEYLLLPVSLVLALWSTLCNMALNALFKGYTALTPLEALTRYWLGDYLGMLMFALPAVLWLRRKDHEAAPPRLLRDGILGMSVVAALFLVTGLIQDRLSHQLLMFLMILPSVVLTLLHGWRGAAIGIVLANVAIAIMLPDAMTMAAYHADAFRVQVLLAAAATGLFVFGSRLSIAFERARRLGHAREEALQFAQASYLQAERALRQRVVEYTDINVHVNKLRKDIVAYLRSRGQHAAAMEMTRTGLIQARLLDEYVTALYPLGIETQGLYDILQSVACSNLCNTEFQCRLQGNPKHLSLGLQLVAYRCVLNVVETLPPARRHLLRARVWRVGSRQGIAINMIADASLLDPVRRGNPDADWELAARLKTHGGTCRRRHAYSLSFLVSESVGEGISLRP; from the coding sequence ATGACGGCTGTGAAAGACATCGCCAAGGGAGCATTGCTGAGCGCTAGCTACTGCGCAGCCTTCCTCGTCGCATGGCGCTTTTCCGTAGACCAATGGTATCTGCCGGCGGGGCTGCGGGTGGCGACGCTGCTGTTCCTACCGTACCGGCTCTGGCCATGCCTGCTGGCAGGCGATGCAGCCGCCTTGCTGATGATCCGCGTGCCGATGGCGCAGGAGCAGGGCGCCAATCCGTTGTGGGCTTATCTGAGCCCCTTCCTACTGATGCCCAGCGTCGCGCTGATGGTGCATACCGCGCGGCGCCACCTGCCGCGGTTGCTGGATCAGGAATACCTGCTGCTGCCTGTCTCGCTGGTGCTGGCGCTGTGGAGCACGCTGTGCAATATGGCGTTGAACGCTCTGTTCAAAGGCTACACCGCCCTCACACCGCTGGAGGCTTTGACACGCTACTGGCTTGGCGACTATCTCGGCATGCTGATGTTCGCACTGCCGGCCGTGCTGTGGCTTAGGCGCAAGGATCACGAGGCGGCTCCTCCCCGCCTACTCAGAGACGGCATCCTCGGCATGAGCGTGGTCGCGGCCCTGTTTCTGGTGACGGGTCTGATCCAAGACCGTCTCTCGCACCAGCTGCTGATGTTCTTGATGATCCTTCCCTCGGTAGTGCTAACGCTGCTACACGGGTGGCGGGGCGCGGCCATCGGGATCGTCTTGGCCAACGTCGCAATAGCCATCATGCTGCCCGATGCGATGACGATGGCCGCCTATCACGCCGACGCGTTTCGGGTGCAGGTGCTGCTTGCCGCAGCCGCCACGGGACTCTTCGTGTTCGGCTCGCGCCTCTCCATTGCCTTCGAACGCGCAAGGCGCCTCGGACACGCCCGCGAGGAAGCGCTGCAATTCGCGCAGGCCAGCTACCTGCAGGCCGAGCGCGCCCTACGGCAACGCGTGGTCGAATACACCGACATCAATGTGCACGTCAACAAGCTGCGCAAGGACATCGTGGCCTACCTGCGATCCAGGGGCCAGCATGCTGCGGCGATGGAAATGACGCGCACCGGGCTGATCCAGGCAAGGTTGCTCGACGAATATGTCACCGCCCTCTATCCCCTGGGCATCGAGACACAGGGCCTGTACGACATCCTGCAATCGGTTGCGTGCAGCAACCTGTGCAATACCGAGTTCCAGTGCCGCCTCCAGGGCAATCCCAAGCACTTGTCGCTCGGCCTGCAGCTTGTCGCTTATCGTTGCGTGCTCAACGTGGTCGAGACCCTGCCGCCCGCCCGCAGGCACTTGCTACGGGCCAGGGTATGGCGGGTAGGATCCAGGCAGGGAATCGCCATCAACATGATCGCGGATGCATCCTTGCTCGATCCCGTGCGGCGCGGCAATCCTGATGCGGACTGGGAACTCGCGGCCCGGCTCAAAACGCATGGCGGCACCTGCCGGCGCCGCCATGCCTACAGCCTCAGTTTTCTCGTGTCCGAATCGGTCGGCGAGGGAATCAGTCTGCGGCCCTGA